In the Candidatus Eremiobacteraceae bacterium genome, one interval contains:
- the trmFO gene encoding methylenetetrahydrofolate--tRNA-(uracil(54)-C(5))-methyltransferase (FADH(2)-oxidizing) TrmFO, which translates to MPRLKIVGGGLAGSEAAWQAALLGMPVTLYEMRPTKQTGAHRTGGLAELVCSNSLRAAAVENAVGLLKEEMAAFGSLIVEAARASAVPAGGALAVDRDAFSKYVEGRLAAHPLIDIRREEVASIEPDEVTLIACGPLASESLAASLATLCGTSQLHYYDAASPIVSAESIDYSKTYEASRYGKGGSADYLNIPLDREQYVTLVRDLVDGEKHEPHGFEADATAGKVPFFEACLPVEEMARRGVDTLRFGPLKPVGLDDPHTGRRPYAVVQLRRENAAGTAYNLVGFQTRLTWPAQKAAFAKLPGLENAEWLRLGVMHRNTFVDAPRVLGPQLSLVRAPNIFLAGQVTGCEGYVEAAATGIVAAVNAVRRLRGGESVFAPPPQTAHGALLAYLRDTTSHDFQPQNVTFAYIAALETPIRDRRERRKALAERALGIVRGMADELASERANVAGAVAQVTPAR; encoded by the coding sequence GTGCCGCGCCTGAAGATCGTCGGCGGCGGCCTCGCAGGCAGCGAAGCGGCCTGGCAAGCTGCACTGCTGGGCATGCCGGTCACGCTCTACGAGATGCGACCCACGAAACAGACCGGCGCGCATCGCACGGGCGGTCTTGCCGAGCTCGTCTGTTCGAATAGCCTTCGCGCCGCGGCGGTAGAAAACGCCGTCGGGCTGCTGAAGGAAGAGATGGCCGCATTCGGCTCGCTGATCGTGGAGGCCGCGCGCGCGTCGGCCGTGCCCGCCGGCGGCGCACTTGCCGTGGATCGTGACGCGTTCTCGAAGTACGTCGAAGGACGTCTCGCGGCTCATCCGCTCATCGATATCCGCCGGGAAGAAGTCGCGTCGATTGAACCGGATGAAGTCACGCTGATCGCGTGCGGTCCGCTCGCTTCGGAGTCGCTCGCCGCGTCGCTCGCGACGTTGTGCGGCACGTCGCAGCTGCACTACTATGACGCCGCTTCGCCGATCGTCTCGGCGGAGTCCATCGATTACTCGAAGACGTATGAAGCGAGCCGGTACGGCAAAGGCGGGAGCGCGGACTATCTCAACATCCCGCTCGATCGCGAGCAGTACGTGACGCTCGTGCGCGATCTCGTGGACGGCGAGAAACACGAGCCGCACGGGTTTGAGGCGGACGCCACGGCCGGAAAAGTGCCGTTCTTCGAAGCGTGCCTTCCTGTCGAAGAGATGGCGCGCCGCGGCGTAGACACCTTGCGCTTCGGGCCGCTGAAGCCCGTGGGGCTGGACGATCCGCACACCGGACGGCGCCCTTACGCCGTCGTGCAGCTGAGGCGCGAGAACGCGGCGGGCACGGCGTACAACCTCGTTGGTTTTCAGACGCGGCTCACCTGGCCGGCGCAAAAGGCAGCTTTCGCAAAGCTGCCGGGCTTGGAGAACGCGGAGTGGCTTCGTCTGGGCGTCATGCATCGCAACACGTTCGTCGACGCACCGCGCGTCCTTGGGCCGCAGCTCTCTCTCGTGCGCGCTCCGAACATTTTTCTGGCCGGCCAAGTCACCGGTTGTGAGGGGTACGTCGAAGCGGCCGCGACCGGCATCGTAGCCGCGGTGAACGCGGTCCGACGATTGCGCGGCGGTGAATCGGTTTTTGCTCCGCCGCCGCAGACCGCGCACGGCGCTCTGCTCGCCTATCTTCGCGATACGACATCGCACGATTTCCAACCGCAAAACGTGACGTTTGCGTACATCGCGGCGCTCGAAACGCCGATCCGCGATCGAAGGGAGCGCCGCAAAGCGCTCGCCGAGCGCGCACTCGGCATCGTCCGCGGCATGGCGGACGAGTTGGCGTCCGAACGCGCGAACGTTGCCGGCGCGGTCGCGCAAGTGACGCCGGCGCGGTAG
- a CDS encoding NAD(P) transhydrogenase subunit alpha has product MTETILVELTVFVLSVFVGFEVISKVPSMLHTPLMSATNAIHGIVVVGAMLVAGAAIGGTTGSVIGAAAMVLAAINVVGGFAVTGRMLQMFKSKPESK; this is encoded by the coding sequence ATGACCGAAACCATCCTGGTCGAACTCACGGTATTCGTGCTCTCGGTCTTCGTCGGTTTCGAAGTCATCTCGAAAGTGCCGTCCATGCTGCACACGCCGCTCATGTCGGCGACGAACGCAATTCACGGCATTGTGGTCGTCGGTGCGATGCTCGTCGCGGGCGCGGCCATCGGCGGAACCACGGGAAGCGTCATCGGCGCCGCCGCCATGGTGCTGGCGGCCATCAACGTCGTCGGCGGCTTCGCAGTCACCGGACGCATGCTCCAGATGTTCAAATCCAAGCCGGAGTCGAAGTGA
- the hslV gene encoding ATP-dependent protease subunit HslV, whose protein sequence is MNHSTTICAVRRDGRLAIAGDGQVTFGATVMKHKARKVRRLGDGKVLAGFAGSAADGITLLEKFEGKLSEYRGNISRAAVELAKDWRTDRFLRRLEALLIVGDTEHLYVLSGTGDVVEPDDDVAAIGSGGPYAQAAAQALVRNTKLGAEEIVREALAIAAKICIYTNTDISVETL, encoded by the coding sequence ATGAATCATTCGACGACGATTTGCGCGGTGCGCCGCGACGGCCGGCTCGCGATAGCGGGCGACGGTCAAGTCACATTCGGCGCGACCGTGATGAAGCATAAGGCGCGCAAAGTGCGGCGGCTTGGCGACGGCAAGGTCCTCGCCGGTTTCGCCGGATCCGCGGCGGACGGCATCACGCTGCTCGAGAAATTTGAAGGCAAGCTGTCGGAGTACCGCGGGAATATCTCGCGCGCTGCGGTCGAACTTGCAAAGGATTGGCGGACGGACCGTTTTTTGCGTCGGCTCGAAGCGCTCCTGATCGTGGGCGATACCGAGCACCTCTACGTGCTGTCCGGCACCGGCGATGTCGTGGAGCCGGACGACGACGTCGCGGCGATCGGCAGCGGCGGCCCCTACGCGCAGGCCGCGGCGCAAGCGCTCGTGCGCAACACGAAGCTCGGCGCGGAAGAGATCGTGCGCGAGGCGCTCGCGATCGCCGCGAAGATCTGCATCTACACGAACACCGATATCTCCGTCGAAACATTGTGA
- a CDS encoding heavy metal translocating P-type ATPase gives MLEQTAPARGAQRLWSWPSLPRDTYIAAIALVGIVVNLFLQYGGLQRPAFAAYPLYIVLVVGGIPLVFDLARKLWAREFGSDLLAGISIATAAALHEFLVAAIVILMLSGGSALEQFATRRASSILRALSQRMPSVAHRTKATGVVDIALDDIVVGDTLVVFPHELCPVDGVVTTGEGWMDESYLSGEPFQMPKVAGTDVISGSINGDMALTIRATKLPIDSRYARIMSVMREAEGRRPRLRRLGDTLGAWYTPMAIGIALAGWLASGDAQRFLSVIVIATPCPLLIGIPVAIIGAISLAARHGIIIKNPAMLERIDSCRTVIFDKTGTLTYGKPSLSEVACAPGFNRAQVIAAAASLEQFSKHPLASAIREAADRDHLAVQPVSRISEEAGVGLRGMVGEHTVDITGRQAALRSGRLTPDMLPVAEAGLESIVFIDSTYAAVLRFRDEPRQESSSFIGHLSPRHRVERVMILSGDRESEVRRLAKRVGIEDIYAGRSPEEKVAIVADQTTKAPTLFIGDGINDAPAMQAATVGLAFGQASEITSEAADAVIVEPMLGKVDELIHIGRRMRTIALQSAVGGMALSVIGMSAAVAGHLPPIAGAIAQEVIDVAAVLNALRVAFPFEKLTDY, from the coding sequence ATGCTCGAACAAACCGCTCCGGCTCGCGGAGCACAACGGCTTTGGTCCTGGCCCTCGCTTCCGCGCGACACCTATATCGCCGCGATAGCGCTCGTCGGAATCGTCGTCAACCTGTTCTTGCAGTACGGCGGCCTGCAACGGCCAGCGTTCGCTGCGTATCCGCTTTACATCGTCTTGGTGGTCGGCGGAATTCCACTCGTCTTCGATCTGGCGCGAAAGCTATGGGCGCGCGAGTTCGGCTCAGATCTGTTGGCCGGCATCTCGATCGCAACTGCGGCGGCCCTGCATGAATTTCTCGTCGCGGCCATCGTGATACTCATGCTGTCGGGCGGCTCCGCCTTAGAGCAATTCGCCACTCGGCGTGCTTCTTCGATTCTTCGGGCATTGTCGCAACGCATGCCCAGCGTCGCCCACCGAACGAAGGCTACCGGGGTTGTGGACATCGCGCTCGACGATATCGTCGTGGGCGATACGCTCGTCGTATTTCCGCACGAACTATGCCCCGTCGACGGCGTCGTCACAACCGGCGAAGGCTGGATGGATGAATCCTACCTTTCGGGCGAGCCGTTTCAGATGCCGAAAGTGGCGGGAACGGATGTGATCTCGGGATCGATCAATGGCGATATGGCGTTGACCATCCGCGCCACGAAGCTGCCCATCGATTCCCGATACGCACGAATCATGAGCGTCATGCGGGAGGCGGAAGGTCGCCGCCCTAGGTTGAGAAGGTTAGGGGATACACTTGGCGCCTGGTACACACCTATGGCGATTGGAATCGCTTTAGCGGGTTGGCTCGCGAGCGGAGACGCTCAGCGATTTCTATCGGTCATCGTGATCGCGACACCATGCCCTCTGCTGATCGGCATACCCGTGGCGATCATCGGCGCCATCTCGCTCGCCGCCCGGCACGGGATCATCATAAAGAATCCAGCGATGCTCGAGCGGATCGACAGTTGCCGCACAGTGATCTTCGATAAGACGGGTACGCTGACATACGGAAAGCCGTCGCTCTCGGAGGTCGCATGTGCTCCCGGCTTCAACCGCGCCCAGGTTATTGCGGCTGCGGCATCGCTCGAACAATTCTCAAAGCATCCCCTCGCATCGGCTATACGAGAGGCTGCGGACAGGGATCATTTGGCTGTACAACCGGTCTCGCGTATCAGTGAAGAAGCCGGTGTTGGATTGCGAGGCATGGTCGGCGAACATACGGTGGATATCACCGGGCGTCAGGCCGCATTGCGGAGTGGGCGCTTGACGCCCGATATGCTTCCCGTGGCCGAGGCCGGCCTCGAATCCATCGTGTTCATCGATTCAACGTATGCCGCCGTGCTTCGATTTCGTGACGAGCCTCGTCAAGAGAGCAGCTCGTTTATCGGACATCTCTCGCCTCGCCACCGAGTCGAGCGGGTGATGATTCTATCCGGAGATCGCGAATCTGAGGTGAGGCGCCTGGCGAAACGCGTAGGCATTGAAGATATCTATGCCGGACGGTCGCCTGAAGAGAAAGTGGCTATCGTCGCTGATCAGACGACCAAGGCGCCCACGCTGTTCATCGGCGATGGTATAAACGACGCTCCCGCGATGCAGGCCGCGACGGTCGGACTCGCGTTTGGCCAGGCCAGTGAGATCACGTCGGAGGCCGCCGACGCCGTCATAGTCGAGCCGATGTTGGGGAAAGTTGACGAGCTGATTCATATCGGCAGGCGGATGCGCACGATCGCACTTCAAAGCGCCGTGGGCGGCATGGCCTTAAGCGTGATCGGCATGTCCGCTGCGGTTGCGGGCCATCTGCCGCCAATCGCCGGTGCGATCGCACAAGAAGTAATCGACGTGGCGGCGGTGCTGAACGCGCTTCGCGTCGCGTTTCCATTCGAGAAGTTGACCGACTACTAG
- a CDS encoding GNAT family N-acetyltransferase — MKRDGAMAVNPPLQTARLDLEPLVRGHARAYFDGMRDPAMYTYYAGEPLLSIEAAGERIARWESRRSPDGSALWLNWMARIRGGAYIGWFQATVTGTQALIGYDVFVPHQRRGFGREGTAAMFEYLTGALRVERIDATVDTENIASIKLLESVGFSKVEERASDDLPGRRDFLYRVSVGP; from the coding sequence GTGAAGCGCGACGGCGCAATGGCCGTCAATCCGCCGCTGCAGACCGCGCGTCTCGACCTCGAGCCGCTTGTGCGCGGCCACGCGCGGGCCTACTTCGACGGCATGCGCGACCCGGCGATGTACACCTACTATGCGGGCGAGCCGTTGCTCTCGATCGAGGCTGCCGGCGAGCGGATCGCTCGCTGGGAATCACGGCGCTCACCGGACGGCAGCGCGCTCTGGCTGAATTGGATGGCGCGCATCCGCGGCGGAGCGTACATCGGTTGGTTCCAGGCCACCGTCACCGGCACGCAAGCGTTGATCGGCTACGATGTCTTCGTGCCGCATCAACGCCGAGGATTCGGCCGCGAAGGTACCGCCGCGATGTTTGAATACCTGACCGGAGCGCTCCGCGTCGAACGCATTGATGCGACCGTCGACACTGAAAATATCGCGTCGATCAAACTGCTCGAATCAGTTGGATTTTCTAAGGTCGAAGAACGCGCAAGCGACGACCTCCCCGGCCGCCGCGACTTTCTTTACCGCGTGAGCGTAGGTCCGTGA
- a CDS encoding NAD(P)(+) transhydrogenase (Re/Si-specific) subunit beta: protein MSGLDTGLALAYLLTGILFILGLKFLSSPANARTGNTLAAIGMVIAVAATCFDKHIVTWPIIVVCGVVGALIGFVSARAVKMTAMPQMVALFNGAGGGAAALVASGEFLKIYGIGTAAATDLVPIVLSVIIGAISFAGSLIAFAKLQELMPGRPLTYPGQQVVNGLIGLSVVALAVYLSLGNLDPRAFIGLVCAAALLGILAVLPIGGADMPVVISLLNSFTGVAVAVTGFVLSNTVLIISGTLVGASGTLLTMLMAKAMNRSITNVLFGAFGSVQSAAGGPAAAASGGTVRTASTEDVATLLAYSRSVIIAPGYGMAVAQAQHAVRELSANLEKRGVDVKFAIHPVAGRMPGHMNVLLAEANVPYSQLHEMDEINPQFEQADVALIIGANDVTNPAARNVPSSPIYGMPILDVDKAQHVVVLKRSMNPGFAGIDNPLYENPKTMMLFGDAKATVSALAAAVPTA from the coding sequence ATGTCGGGACTCGACACCGGTCTCGCGCTCGCGTACCTCCTGACAGGCATCCTCTTCATCCTCGGGCTCAAGTTCTTGAGCTCGCCGGCCAACGCGCGCACGGGTAATACGCTTGCGGCGATCGGCATGGTCATCGCCGTTGCCGCAACGTGTTTCGATAAGCACATAGTGACCTGGCCGATCATCGTCGTCTGCGGCGTCGTCGGCGCCCTCATCGGATTCGTCTCGGCGCGCGCGGTCAAGATGACGGCGATGCCGCAGATGGTCGCGCTGTTCAACGGTGCGGGCGGCGGCGCGGCGGCGCTCGTGGCGTCGGGCGAATTCCTTAAAATCTACGGTATCGGCACCGCGGCCGCCACAGATCTCGTGCCGATCGTGCTCAGCGTCATCATCGGCGCGATCTCGTTTGCCGGCAGCCTCATCGCATTCGCGAAGCTGCAAGAGCTGATGCCCGGCCGCCCGCTGACGTATCCGGGCCAACAAGTCGTGAACGGGCTCATCGGGCTTTCGGTCGTCGCTCTTGCCGTCTATCTCTCGCTCGGCAATCTCGATCCGCGCGCGTTCATCGGATTGGTCTGCGCCGCCGCACTTCTCGGAATTCTTGCCGTGCTGCCGATCGGCGGTGCGGATATGCCGGTCGTGATCTCGCTGCTCAACTCGTTCACGGGCGTCGCGGTCGCGGTCACGGGCTTCGTCCTTTCCAACACAGTGCTCATCATCAGCGGCACGCTCGTCGGCGCATCCGGAACGCTGCTCACCATGCTCATGGCCAAAGCGATGAATCGGTCAATCACCAACGTGCTATTCGGCGCGTTCGGTTCCGTGCAGAGCGCTGCCGGCGGGCCGGCAGCAGCTGCTAGCGGCGGTACGGTTCGCACGGCGTCTACCGAAGACGTGGCTACGTTGCTCGCATACTCGCGCAGCGTCATCATCGCGCCCGGTTACGGCATGGCGGTCGCGCAAGCGCAGCACGCGGTGCGAGAACTCTCAGCCAATCTTGAGAAGCGCGGCGTCGACGTCAAGTTCGCGATCCATCCCGTTGCAGGCCGCATGCCCGGGCACATGAACGTGCTGCTCGCCGAGGCGAACGTGCCGTATTCCCAACTCCACGAGATGGACGAGATCAACCCGCAGTTCGAGCAGGCCGATGTGGCGCTGATCATCGGCGCGAACGACGTCACGAACCCGGCGGCGCGCAACGTGCCGTCAAGCCCGATCTACGGCATGCCGATCCTCGACGTGGACAAAGCGCAGCATGTCGTCGTGCTCAAGCGGTCGATGAACCCGGGCTTTGCCGGCATCGATAACCCGTTGTACGAGAATCCGAAGACGATGATGCTCTTCGGCGACGCGAAGGCAACCGTGAGCGCGCTAGCGGCGGCGGTCCCCACGGCATGA
- the topA gene encoding type I DNA topoisomerase produces MSKSLIIVESPAKARTLKKFLGGRYQVLPSVGHVRDLPKSRLGVDVDNQFAPSYITIKGKGPVIKELRSAVKKAKHVYLAPDPDREGEAIAWHLAELLKLPDPLRIELHEITKKAVDEALKHPRKIDRDRVDAQQARRVLDRLVGYKISPLLWTKIRGGLSAGRVQSVALRMIVEREREIAAFQRHGYWTIGARLWPHGHHDAAHTLMADLVSVDGERTDLKGETALAVGAKSTYTTDEAGAKALEKRLGASTFVVTSVKQSERRDNPKAPFTTSTMQQEASRRLKMRVRKAMQIAQGLYEGVDIGADGTTGLITYMRTDSTRVSAEAQAAARDFIVTSFGDEFHGGRQYKISEDAQDAHEAIRPTDVRRTPESMKQYLDAPQLKLYRLIWERFVASQMSPAVYDQTTVEVEAGGCLLRATGSVLKFAGYTKLYEDVRDEDADEDDDRRKHLPPVEEGRTMDLRAVVPESHETQPPPRFTEASLVKTLEEKGIGRPSTYATIVETIQARGYARLLERRFHPEEIGYKVVDFITAWFPQIVNETFTSELEAKLDRVEDAHVEWPSVLGEFWVPFSGQLDRAEEAERVELEEEQTDELCPTCGRPMKFKMSRFGKFLGCSGYPECQTTKQIIIDTGSVCPRDGGRIVEKRGRKSGKVFYGCENFNTPAKCDFVLWDPPIKGAACAQCGAMLVRKNSRKATRVVCSASADHETGFVEPPEQQSA; encoded by the coding sequence TTGTCCAAGTCGCTCATCATCGTCGAATCGCCGGCTAAAGCCAGAACTCTCAAGAAATTTCTCGGTGGCCGCTACCAGGTGCTTCCATCTGTCGGTCACGTCCGCGACCTCCCGAAGAGCCGCCTCGGCGTCGATGTCGACAACCAGTTCGCACCTTCGTATATCACGATCAAGGGCAAAGGCCCGGTGATCAAAGAGCTGCGTTCGGCGGTCAAAAAAGCCAAGCATGTCTATCTCGCGCCCGACCCCGATCGAGAAGGCGAAGCGATAGCCTGGCATCTCGCCGAGCTGCTCAAACTCCCCGATCCCCTGCGCATCGAGCTTCATGAGATAACGAAGAAAGCCGTCGACGAAGCGCTGAAACATCCGCGCAAGATCGATCGCGACCGCGTGGATGCACAACAGGCGCGGCGCGTCCTCGACCGGTTGGTCGGCTATAAGATTTCGCCATTGCTCTGGACGAAGATCCGCGGCGGGCTCTCCGCCGGCCGCGTGCAGTCGGTCGCCTTGAGGATGATCGTCGAGCGCGAGCGCGAGATCGCCGCTTTTCAACGCCATGGATATTGGACGATCGGAGCCCGGCTTTGGCCGCACGGCCACCACGACGCCGCGCATACGCTGATGGCCGATCTCGTTTCCGTCGACGGCGAGCGCACCGACCTCAAAGGTGAGACTGCCCTTGCGGTGGGTGCGAAGAGCACCTATACGACTGACGAGGCCGGCGCGAAGGCGCTCGAAAAACGGTTAGGCGCATCGACCTTTGTCGTGACGAGCGTCAAACAGTCCGAACGCCGCGACAATCCCAAGGCGCCGTTCACCACGAGCACGATGCAGCAAGAAGCATCGCGCCGCCTGAAGATGCGCGTTCGCAAGGCGATGCAGATCGCACAAGGTCTGTACGAAGGCGTCGACATCGGCGCCGACGGCACGACCGGCCTCATCACGTATATGCGAACCGACTCGACGCGCGTGTCCGCCGAGGCTCAGGCGGCGGCGCGAGACTTCATCGTCACGTCATTCGGCGACGAATTCCACGGCGGCAGGCAGTACAAGATCTCCGAAGACGCGCAGGACGCCCACGAGGCCATCCGGCCCACCGACGTCCGGCGCACGCCTGAGAGCATGAAACAGTATCTCGATGCTCCGCAGCTCAAGCTCTACCGGCTGATCTGGGAGCGATTTGTCGCAAGCCAGATGTCGCCGGCTGTGTACGACCAGACCACCGTCGAAGTCGAAGCGGGCGGCTGCCTCCTGCGCGCGACGGGGAGCGTGTTGAAGTTCGCGGGATATACGAAGCTGTACGAAGACGTTCGCGATGAAGACGCGGACGAAGACGACGATCGGCGCAAGCACTTGCCGCCGGTCGAAGAAGGCCGCACGATGGATCTACGTGCGGTCGTGCCGGAATCCCACGAGACGCAGCCGCCGCCGCGCTTCACTGAAGCCAGCCTCGTGAAGACGCTGGAAGAAAAGGGCATCGGCCGGCCGAGCACCTACGCCACGATCGTCGAGACGATCCAGGCGCGCGGTTATGCGCGTCTGCTCGAGCGGAGATTCCATCCCGAAGAGATCGGCTATAAAGTCGTCGACTTCATCACCGCGTGGTTTCCGCAGATCGTCAACGAGACGTTCACCTCCGAGCTCGAAGCCAAGCTCGATCGCGTCGAGGACGCACACGTGGAATGGCCTTCCGTGCTCGGCGAGTTTTGGGTGCCGTTCTCCGGTCAACTCGATCGAGCCGAAGAAGCGGAGCGCGTCGAGCTCGAAGAGGAGCAGACGGATGAGCTCTGCCCCACGTGCGGCAGACCGATGAAGTTCAAGATGAGCCGGTTCGGAAAGTTCTTGGGCTGCTCCGGCTATCCGGAATGTCAGACCACGAAGCAGATCATCATAGATACCGGCTCGGTCTGTCCGCGCGACGGCGGCAGAATCGTCGAGAAGCGCGGGCGCAAGAGCGGCAAGGTGTTCTACGGCTGCGAGAATTTCAACACGCCAGCGAAGTGCGACTTCGTCCTCTGGGATCCGCCGATCAAGGGCGCGGCCTGCGCGCAGTGCGGCGCGATGCTCGTGCGCAAGAACAGCCGCAAAGCAACCCGGGTCGTGTGCAGCGCATCTGCGGATCACGAGACCGGCTTCGTCGAACCACCCGAACAGCAGTCGGCCTAA
- a CDS encoding Re/Si-specific NAD(P)(+) transhydrogenase subunit alpha, with amino-acid sequence MNVAVPKETAPGEQRVAVTPDIAGRLVKSGLQVTVETGAGAAAGFLDDAYRSAGASIAPDANALYSNADFVLKVQRPNAVEIAALRRGSALLAFLFPLVNPGDAAALAAGGVTAFSIDMLPRISRAQGMDALSSQSTVSGYKCVLFAADALPKFFPMLMTAAGTIPPARVLVLGAGVAGLQAIATARRLGAVVTGFDARAATKEQVESLGASFVSPPIAAEGAGGYARELTAEEQATNRDALTKSVAESDVVITTALVPGRKAPLLITDAMVRAMRPGSVIVDLAAEAGGNCECTKSGENVTAHDVHVLGPVNVPSTMPQHASQLYAKNLHALFTHLVKDGALAVDMSDEITRGVCITRDGGVVHEGVAKLTAGGVA; translated from the coding sequence TTGAACGTTGCCGTTCCGAAGGAAACCGCCCCCGGCGAGCAGCGCGTCGCTGTGACGCCGGACATCGCCGGGCGGCTTGTGAAATCCGGCTTGCAGGTCACGGTAGAAACCGGTGCCGGAGCGGCTGCGGGTTTCCTCGACGATGCGTATCGCAGCGCCGGCGCGTCCATCGCTCCCGACGCAAACGCGCTGTATTCCAATGCCGATTTCGTCTTGAAAGTGCAGCGGCCCAACGCCGTTGAGATCGCCGCGCTGCGCCGAGGTTCCGCACTGCTCGCCTTTCTGTTTCCGCTCGTGAATCCCGGCGACGCCGCCGCACTGGCGGCCGGCGGCGTCACCGCATTCAGCATTGATATGCTGCCGCGCATCTCGCGCGCGCAAGGCATGGACGCGCTCTCATCGCAGTCCACCGTCTCGGGTTACAAGTGCGTGCTGTTCGCCGCCGATGCGCTGCCGAAATTCTTCCCGATGTTGATGACCGCAGCCGGAACGATACCGCCGGCGCGCGTCCTCGTGCTTGGCGCCGGAGTCGCGGGCCTGCAGGCCATCGCCACCGCGCGGCGCCTCGGCGCCGTCGTCACAGGGTTCGACGCGCGCGCTGCGACCAAGGAACAAGTGGAAAGCCTCGGCGCGTCGTTCGTCTCACCACCGATCGCGGCGGAAGGCGCCGGCGGCTACGCCCGCGAGCTCACCGCCGAAGAGCAGGCGACAAATCGCGACGCGCTCACGAAAAGCGTCGCCGAATCGGACGTCGTGATCACGACGGCACTAGTGCCGGGGCGAAAAGCGCCGCTCTTGATCACCGACGCGATGGTGCGCGCGATGCGCCCTGGGTCGGTCATCGTGGATCTTGCGGCAGAGGCCGGCGGCAATTGCGAGTGCACGAAGTCCGGTGAAAATGTCACGGCGCACGACGTCCACGTGCTCGGTCCGGTGAACGTGCCGTCCACCATGCCGCAGCACGCAAGCCAGCTGTATGCGAAGAATCTTCACGCGCTGTTCACGCACCTCGTCAAGGACGGCGCGCTCGCCGTGGACATGAGCGACGAGATCACACGCGGCGTCTGCATCACGCGCGACGGCGGCGTGGTGCATGAAGGCGTCGCAAAACTCACCGCCGGAGGAGTGGCATGA